The following coding sequences are from one Sphingobium sp. RAC03 window:
- a CDS encoding efflux RND transporter permease subunit → MLSRYFIERPIFAWVIAIGIMLAGLGAMFSLPIAQYPDIAPPGVGISATYPGASADTVETAVTQVIEQQLTGIDGLMYFSSSSSATGRSQITVTFQKGTDPDTAQVQVQNRVQQALSRLPNPVQQQGLTVTKQQTDFLMLVGLYDENDLATQADISDYLVNNFQDPIARIEGIGATQIFGSQYAMRVWLDPYKLAAVKLMPSDVQSAISAQNVEVSAGQIGADPAPAGQQINATVTARSRLETPEQFRNIVVKTQRDGSIVHLSDVARVELGNESYTTSARLNGHPATGMALQLAPGADALKTAELVKARVDQLAQNLPHGYKLVYPRDTTPFIKLSVNEVIKTLIEAVLLVVVVMFVFLQSWRATLIPTIAVPVVLLGTFGVLALFGYSINTLTLFGMVLSIGLLVDDAIVVVENVERIMEEEGLSPRDATIKSMEEIGSALVGIGLVLSAVLLPMAFFGGSTGVIYRQFSITIVSSMLLSVVVALILSPALCATLLKPVHDERRNHGWSGKFNRGFDRLTNGYIRRTEQMLGRRKLFWVGYVVILGILALLFVRLPSSFLPVEDQGQVMVQMTLPAGAKSSRTTETAAQVQNYFLNDEKDNVAFAFIMTGFSFQGQGENVAQGFINLAPWEDRKGAVNSAGGIAERANKQLSAIRDARVLAMTPPAIRGLGQSNGFTFQLLNTGGLSRDRFLELRNQLIAAAAKDPLLAGVRAAALEDTPQLKIDVDSEKLAVLGLSQSDVDSVLSAAWGSRYINDFVDRGRVKRVFMQADAPYRALPTDLDNWMVRSASTGEMVPFSAFATTRWTMGPSTLARFNGQSSYELQGQAAAGASSGEAMDRIVELQQQLPAGTSYAWSGLSYQEQLSGGQAPLLYGLSVLVVFLCLAALYESWSIPIAVLLVVPLGLVGAVIAVWARGLENNIFFQVGLLTTMGLAAKNAILIVEFAELAHRQGKDPLSAAIEAARLRFRPILMTSLAFIAGVIPLAIATGAGAQSRVAIGTAVVGGMLTATLLAIFYVPLFFVTIARLFDSKAKAKAPPPSPAPDAGLPA, encoded by the coding sequence ATGCTCAGTCGCTATTTCATCGAACGGCCGATCTTTGCCTGGGTCATCGCCATCGGCATCATGCTGGCGGGACTGGGGGCGATGTTTTCGCTGCCCATCGCCCAATATCCCGACATTGCGCCACCCGGCGTCGGCATCAGCGCGACCTATCCGGGTGCATCCGCCGACACCGTCGAAACCGCCGTTACCCAGGTCATCGAACAGCAACTGACCGGCATCGACGGGCTGATGTATTTCTCGTCTTCGTCGTCCGCGACGGGCCGGTCGCAGATCACCGTGACCTTTCAGAAGGGCACAGACCCCGACACCGCGCAGGTGCAGGTGCAAAACCGCGTGCAGCAGGCGCTTAGCCGCCTGCCCAATCCGGTGCAGCAGCAGGGATTGACCGTCACCAAGCAGCAGACCGACTTCCTGATGCTGGTCGGCCTCTATGACGAAAACGACCTGGCGACGCAGGCCGACATTTCGGACTATCTCGTCAATAATTTCCAGGATCCGATCGCGCGGATCGAAGGCATTGGCGCGACCCAGATATTCGGATCGCAATATGCGATGCGCGTCTGGCTCGACCCCTATAAGCTCGCGGCCGTCAAGCTGATGCCCTCGGACGTGCAGAGCGCCATATCGGCGCAGAATGTCGAAGTGTCCGCCGGGCAGATCGGCGCTGACCCCGCACCCGCCGGGCAGCAGATCAATGCCACGGTGACCGCCCGATCGCGGCTGGAAACCCCTGAGCAATTCCGCAACATCGTCGTCAAGACGCAGCGCGACGGGTCGATCGTCCACCTGTCCGACGTCGCGCGGGTGGAATTGGGCAATGAAAGCTACACCACCTCCGCGCGGCTGAACGGCCATCCCGCAACCGGCATGGCGCTGCAACTCGCGCCCGGTGCCGACGCGCTCAAGACCGCCGAACTGGTCAAGGCCAGGGTCGATCAACTGGCGCAAAACCTGCCCCATGGCTATAAGCTGGTCTATCCCCGCGATACGACCCCGTTCATCAAACTGTCGGTCAACGAAGTCATCAAGACGCTGATCGAGGCTGTCTTGCTGGTCGTCGTGGTCATGTTTGTCTTCCTGCAAAGCTGGCGCGCGACCCTTATCCCCACCATTGCGGTGCCCGTCGTGCTGCTCGGCACCTTCGGCGTGCTGGCGTTGTTCGGCTATTCCATCAACACGCTCACTTTGTTCGGCATGGTGTTGTCGATCGGCCTGCTGGTCGATGACGCCATCGTCGTGGTCGAAAATGTCGAGCGGATCATGGAGGAGGAGGGGCTGTCCCCTCGCGACGCGACGATCAAGTCGATGGAGGAGATTGGCAGCGCGCTGGTCGGCATCGGCCTCGTCCTGTCCGCCGTCCTCTTGCCGATGGCCTTTTTCGGCGGATCGACCGGCGTCATCTATCGCCAATTCTCCATCACCATCGTCTCGTCCATGCTGCTCTCGGTCGTGGTGGCGCTCATTCTCTCGCCCGCACTCTGCGCCACGTTGCTCAAACCCGTGCATGACGAACGGCGCAATCATGGCTGGTCGGGCAAGTTCAACCGCGGGTTCGATCGGCTGACTAACGGCTATATCCGCCGTACCGAGCAGATGCTGGGACGCCGCAAGCTGTTCTGGGTCGGCTATGTCGTGATCCTTGGCATCCTCGCCCTGCTGTTCGTGCGCCTGCCCTCCAGCTTCCTGCCGGTCGAGGATCAGGGCCAGGTGATGGTGCAGATGACGTTGCCCGCCGGTGCCAAGTCCAGCCGCACGACCGAAACCGCAGCGCAGGTGCAGAATTACTTTCTGAATGACGAAAAGGACAATGTCGCCTTCGCCTTCATCATGACGGGGTTCAGCTTCCAGGGTCAGGGCGAGAATGTCGCACAGGGCTTCATCAACCTAGCGCCCTGGGAAGACCGCAAGGGCGCTGTGAACAGCGCGGGCGGGATTGCCGAGCGCGCCAACAAGCAATTATCGGCCATTCGCGACGCCAGGGTGCTGGCGATGACGCCGCCCGCCATTCGCGGCCTTGGCCAATCCAACGGCTTCACCTTTCAACTACTCAACACCGGTGGGTTAAGCCGCGACCGTTTTCTGGAACTGCGCAACCAGTTGATCGCCGCCGCCGCGAAAGACCCGCTGCTCGCAGGCGTGCGCGCCGCCGCGCTGGAGGATACGCCGCAGCTCAAGATCGATGTGGATTCCGAAAAGCTCGCCGTCCTGGGTCTGAGTCAGAGCGATGTGGACTCGGTCCTCAGCGCCGCCTGGGGCAGTCGTTACATCAATGATTTCGTGGATCGCGGCCGGGTGAAACGCGTCTTCATGCAGGCCGACGCCCCCTATCGCGCACTGCCGACCGATCTCGACAACTGGATGGTGCGATCGGCATCCACCGGCGAAATGGTGCCCTTCTCCGCCTTTGCGACTACCCGCTGGACGATGGGGCCGTCCACGCTGGCGCGCTTCAACGGCCAATCCTCCTATGAATTGCAGGGACAGGCGGCGGCAGGCGCCAGTTCGGGCGAAGCGATGGACCGCATCGTTGAGCTACAACAACAGCTTCCCGCAGGCACCAGCTATGCCTGGAGCGGCCTGTCCTATCAGGAACAATTGTCGGGTGGTCAGGCGCCGTTGCTGTACGGCCTGTCGGTGCTGGTCGTCTTCCTTTGCCTTGCCGCCTTGTATGAAAGCTGGTCGATCCCGATCGCGGTGCTGCTGGTGGTGCCGCTTGGCCTTGTCGGCGCAGTGATCGCGGTGTGGGCGCGCGGGCTGGAGAATAATATCTTTTTCCAAGTGGGCTTGCTCACCACCATGGGGCTGGCCGCCAAGAACGCCATCCTCATCGTCGAATTTGCCGAACTCGCGCATCGCCAGGGCAAAGACCCGCTGTCGGCGGCGATCGAGGCGGCCAGGCTGCGCTTCCGCCCGATCCTCATGACGTCGCTGGCCTTCATCGCGGGCGTCATTCCGCTCGCCATCGCCACCGGCGCGGGCGCGCAGAGCCGGGTCGCGATCGGCACCGCCGTCGTCGGCGGCATGTTGACCGCCACTTTGCTGGCGATCTTCTACGTGCCCCTCTTCTTCGTCACCATCGCGCGGCTGTTCGACAGCAAGGCCAAGGCCAAAGCCCCGCCGCCAAGCCCCGCCCCGGACGCAGGATTGCCCGCATGA
- a CDS encoding efflux transporter outer membrane subunit has protein sequence MTRSILLLTGVLTLAGCNMAPTYVRPAAPVPAALPTGDAYAPAQAGAAGLPWTQLVGDAKLQAVIAGALTNNRDLRATLANVQAARAQYRIQRASQLPTVTGDASAAFVRQNDTRQNSYSADIGFGAFEIDLFGRLRNLSESALQSYLATEEGARAARIALIAETATVYATLAADQELLAVSRQTLASAQRTLDLVSSLNGAGLTGKLDVYQAQTTVEQAASDVAANVTQVAQDRNAIDLLTGAPVEESLLPASLDSLIAGIAKVPTGLTSDILLQRPDVLQAEHQLMAANADIGAARAAMFPRISLTSAIGVASSALSSLFTGDAFAWSAAPSASLPIFGGPVRGNIDFSKAQRDMMLAQYEGAIQTAFREVADALARDGTIDAQQAAQRRLVIASQRAYALSEDRYRAGIDTFLTTLTSQRTLYAARQSAIATDLALVSNRILLYRVIGADQ, from the coding sequence ATGACCCGCTCGATCCTTCTGCTGACCGGCGTGCTGACGCTGGCGGGGTGCAACATGGCCCCGACCTATGTCCGCCCCGCTGCGCCGGTTCCAGCGGCCCTGCCCACGGGCGACGCTTATGCCCCGGCGCAGGCGGGGGCAGCGGGCCTTCCCTGGACGCAATTGGTCGGCGATGCCAAATTGCAGGCGGTGATCGCGGGCGCGCTCACCAATAATCGTGACCTGCGCGCGACGCTGGCCAATGTGCAGGCCGCCCGCGCCCAATATCGCATCCAGCGCGCGAGCCAGCTCCCCACCGTCACCGGCGATGCCAGCGCCGCCTTCGTCCGTCAGAATGATACGCGGCAGAATAGCTATAGCGCGGACATCGGCTTTGGGGCGTTCGAGATCGATCTGTTCGGGCGGCTGCGCAACCTGTCGGAATCCGCGCTGCAATCCTATCTGGCGACGGAAGAAGGCGCGCGTGCCGCCCGCATCGCGCTCATCGCCGAGACCGCGACCGTCTATGCAACGCTGGCCGCCGATCAGGAATTGCTCGCCGTTTCGCGCCAGACGCTCGCCAGCGCGCAGCGCACGCTCGACCTCGTCAGCTCGCTCAACGGCGCCGGGTTGACGGGCAAGCTGGACGTCTATCAGGCGCAAACCACGGTCGAACAGGCGGCTTCGGACGTCGCCGCCAATGTGACGCAAGTGGCGCAGGACCGTAATGCGATCGACCTGCTGACGGGTGCGCCCGTCGAGGAATCGCTGCTCCCGGCCTCGCTCGACAGCCTGATCGCGGGTATCGCCAAAGTGCCCACCGGGCTGACCTCGGACATCCTGCTCCAGCGCCCCGATGTGCTGCAGGCCGAACATCAGCTCATGGCCGCGAACGCGGATATCGGCGCGGCGCGCGCAGCGATGTTTCCGCGGATCAGCCTGACCTCGGCGATCGGCGTCGCCAGTTCGGCTCTCTCCTCGCTGTTTACCGGCGATGCCTTTGCCTGGTCGGCCGCCCCCTCGGCCAGCCTGCCGATCTTCGGCGGCCCCGTGCGCGGCAATATCGACTTTAGCAAGGCGCAGCGCGACATGATGCTGGCGCAATATGAGGGCGCGATCCAGACCGCTTTTCGCGAAGTCGCCGATGCCCTCGCCCGTGACGGGACGATCGACGCGCAGCAGGCCGCCCAGCGCCGCCTCGTCATCGCCAGCCAGCGCGCCTATGCTTTGTCCGAAGATCGCTATCGTGCGGGGATCGATACCTTCCTCACGACGCTCACGAGCCAGCGCACGCTCTATGCCGCTCGCCAGTCGGCGATCGCCACCGACCTGGCGCTCGTCTCCAACCGCATCCTGCTCTATCGCGTGATCGGCGCGGACCAGTAA
- a CDS encoding glutathione S-transferase family protein: MAITITAFAQSPDRGRGLARDMGVRWALEEVGQPYAVRLLSFAAMKEAPHQSLHPFGQIPTYEEGDLRLFESGAIVLHIAQQHPGLLPDDDIARGRAISWMFAALSTVEPPILHRESAMFTERDKPWHVERLQMMDDQTRHRLDALSKHLDDAEWLDGAFSAGDLLMVTVLRRLTISGLLTAYPNLCTYVARGEARPAFKHAFADQLAVFAQSS, translated from the coding sequence ATGGCTATCACCATCACCGCTTTTGCCCAATCGCCCGATCGCGGCCGGGGGCTGGCACGCGATATGGGGGTCAGATGGGCCTTGGAGGAAGTGGGCCAGCCTTATGCGGTTCGCTTGTTGTCCTTTGCGGCGATGAAGGAAGCCCCGCATCAGTCGCTGCATCCGTTCGGGCAAATCCCGACCTATGAGGAAGGAGATTTGAGGCTGTTCGAATCCGGCGCGATCGTCCTCCACATCGCACAGCAGCATCCCGGCCTGTTGCCGGACGATGACATCGCGCGAGGGCGGGCCATCAGTTGGATGTTCGCGGCGCTCAGCACGGTGGAGCCCCCGATCCTCCATCGCGAAAGCGCCATGTTCACTGAACGCGACAAGCCTTGGCATGTTGAACGTCTGCAGATGATGGACGATCAGACTCGCCACCGTCTCGACGCCCTGTCAAAGCATTTGGATGATGCGGAATGGCTTGATGGTGCGTTCAGCGCGGGCGATTTGCTGATGGTCACTGTGCTGCGTCGGCTGACCATATCCGGCCTGCTGACCGCCTATCCCAATCTATGTACCTATGTCGCTCGTGGCGAGGCGCGCCCGGCCTTTAAGCACGCCTTCGCCGATCAGTTGGCGGTTTTCGCGCAGTCATCATAG
- a CDS encoding alpha-glucosidase, whose product MTAASPQTDQPWWKGAVIYQIYPRSFQDSNHDGVGDLNGITQRLEHVAKLGVDAIWISPFFTSPMRDFGYDIADYCGVDPVFGTLADFDALIARAHALGLKVTIDQVYAHSSDLHDWFVQSRADRTNAKADWYVWADPKADGSPPNNWQSVFGGPAWTWDARRGQYYMHQFLASQPQLNVHNPMVQDALLDVMRFWLDRGVDGFRLDALNHAMHDPDFRDNPPAPDDGSPRTRPFDFQIKRYSQSHHAIVPFVERIRALCDAYGAIFTVAEVGGALAEHEMKAFTAGDHRLNSAYGFTFLYAPALTPALVAETVDQWPDEPGIGWPSWAFENHDAPRALSRWCAPEDRPAFARMKMVLLMALRGNAILYQGEELGITQVDIPFERLQDPEAIANWPLTLSRDGARTPLPWSADAIQAGFSSVEPWLPHGDDHLALAVDAQEADPESLLTFTRNMLTLRKTNPALRHGALAILVADTACLAFRRTSGDQSLLCIFNLSREAMDWPAGVDGSGRILSAVNGASSASLPPFAALLIEQ is encoded by the coding sequence ATGACAGCAGCGTCCCCGCAGACCGATCAGCCCTGGTGGAAGGGCGCGGTGATCTACCAGATTTATCCGCGCAGCTTTCAGGACAGCAATCATGACGGCGTGGGTGACCTGAACGGCATCACCCAGCGATTGGAGCATGTCGCCAAATTGGGCGTGGACGCGATCTGGATATCGCCCTTCTTCACCTCGCCGATGCGCGATTTTGGCTATGATATCGCCGATTATTGCGGCGTCGATCCGGTCTTCGGCACGCTCGCCGATTTCGACGCGCTCATCGCCCGCGCCCATGCGCTGGGCTTGAAGGTCACGATCGATCAGGTCTATGCCCATAGTTCCGACCTCCACGACTGGTTCGTGCAGAGCCGCGCCGACCGCACCAATGCCAAGGCCGACTGGTATGTCTGGGCCGATCCCAAGGCCGACGGCAGCCCGCCCAATAATTGGCAATCGGTATTCGGCGGCCCGGCCTGGACCTGGGACGCGCGGCGCGGTCAATATTATATGCACCAGTTCCTGGCCAGCCAGCCGCAGCTCAACGTCCATAACCCGATGGTTCAGGATGCGTTGCTGGACGTCATGCGCTTCTGGCTGGACCGCGGCGTCGATGGCTTCCGCCTCGATGCGCTCAACCACGCGATGCACGATCCCGATTTCCGCGACAATCCTCCCGCGCCCGATGATGGCAGCCCCCGCACCCGGCCTTTTGATTTCCAGATCAAACGCTACAGCCAGTCGCATCACGCCATCGTCCCCTTCGTGGAACGCATCCGCGCACTATGCGACGCCTATGGTGCGATCTTCACGGTCGCCGAAGTGGGCGGCGCACTCGCCGAGCACGAAATGAAGGCCTTTACCGCCGGCGATCATCGCCTCAACAGCGCCTATGGCTTCACCTTCCTCTACGCGCCCGCGCTCACGCCAGCGCTAGTGGCGGAGACGGTCGACCAATGGCCGGACGAGCCGGGCATAGGCTGGCCCAGCTGGGCGTTCGAGAATCACGACGCGCCGCGCGCGCTGTCGCGCTGGTGCGCGCCCGAAGATCGGCCTGCCTTTGCGCGCATGAAGATGGTTCTGCTGATGGCGCTGCGCGGCAACGCCATCCTCTATCAGGGCGAGGAACTGGGCATCACCCAGGTCGACATCCCCTTCGAGCGATTGCAAGACCCCGAAGCGATCGCCAACTGGCCGCTCACCCTGTCGCGCGATGGCGCGCGCACGCCGCTGCCTTGGTCGGCCGATGCCATACAGGCGGGCTTTTCCAGCGTCGAACCCTGGCTGCCCCATGGCGACGATCATCTCGCTCTCGCCGTGGACGCGCAGGAGGCCGACCCCGAATCCCTCCTCACCTTCACCCGCAACATGCTGACGCTGCGCAAGACCAACCCGGCGCTACGCCATGGTGCGCTCGCCATCCTGGTTGCCGACACCGCCTGCCTCGCCTTCCGCCGGACCAGCGGCGACCAGTCTTTGCTCTGCATCTTCAACCTGTCGCGCGAGGCCATGGACTGGCCCGCTGGCGTTGACGGGTCAGGTCGCATCCTGAGCGCCGTCAACGGAGCATCGTCGGCCAGCCTGCCGCCATTCGCCGCCCTGCTGATCGAACAGTGA
- a CDS encoding NAD(P)H-dependent flavin oxidoreductase: MGIRTRFTDLCGIEHPIVQGGMMWVGRAELAAAVSNAGGLGILTALTQPTPDDLRREIDRCRAMTDKPFGVNLTILPSVSPPPYAEYRKAIIDSGVKVVETAGHKPQEHVDDFKAHGVIVVHKCTAVRHALSAQRMGVDAISIDGFECAGHPGEDDIPGLILIPAAADKLTIPMIASGGFGDGRGLAAALALGADGINMGTRFCATVEAPIHDNVKQFLVDNDERGTNLIFRKFHNTGRVAKNSVSDQVVEISSRDGAVFQDIQPLVSGAKGRVALETGDLDAGLVWAGQVQGLIHDIPTCDALVKRIVADAEAIIRGRLSEMLSGERVAA; this comes from the coding sequence ATGGGGATCAGGACGCGCTTTACAGACCTGTGCGGGATCGAGCATCCGATCGTGCAGGGCGGCATGATGTGGGTCGGCCGGGCGGAACTGGCCGCGGCCGTCTCCAATGCCGGTGGCTTGGGCATATTGACCGCGCTGACCCAGCCGACGCCCGACGATCTGCGGCGCGAAATCGATCGCTGCCGTGCGATGACCGACAAGCCGTTCGGCGTGAACCTCACCATATTGCCGTCGGTCAGTCCGCCGCCTTATGCGGAATATCGCAAGGCGATCATCGATAGCGGGGTCAAGGTCGTCGAGACGGCGGGGCATAAGCCGCAGGAGCATGTCGACGATTTCAAGGCGCACGGCGTCATCGTCGTGCATAAATGCACGGCCGTCCGTCATGCTCTATCGGCGCAGCGGATGGGCGTGGATGCGATCTCGATCGACGGGTTCGAATGTGCGGGGCATCCGGGCGAGGATGATATTCCGGGGCTGATCCTGATCCCGGCGGCGGCCGACAAGCTGACGATCCCGATGATCGCGAGTGGCGGCTTCGGCGACGGGCGCGGTCTTGCCGCCGCGCTGGCGCTGGGGGCGGACGGCATCAACATGGGCACGCGCTTCTGCGCGACGGTGGAAGCGCCGATCCATGACAATGTGAAGCAGTTTCTGGTCGATAATGACGAGCGGGGCACGAACCTGATCTTCCGCAAATTCCACAATACGGGGCGCGTCGCCAAGAATAGCGTGTCGGATCAGGTGGTCGAGATATCGTCGCGCGACGGCGCGGTGTTTCAGGACATCCAGCCGCTCGTATCGGGCGCGAAGGGGCGGGTTGCGCTGGAAACGGGCGATCTGGACGCGGGGCTGGTCTGGGCCGGGCAGGTCCAAGGCCTGATCCACGACATCCCGACCTGCGACGCGCTGGTGAAGCGCATCGTGGCGGATGCCGAGGCGATCATCCGCGGTCGGTTGAGCGAGATGCTGAGCGGCGAACGGGTCGCCGCCTGA
- a CDS encoding acetyl-CoA C-acetyltransferase codes for MADAYIVEAVRTAGGRARKGGLIDVHPADLGATILNALVDRTGVDPAAIEDVIVGCVSQAGEQAFAFGRNLVLASKLPDSVPAVTIDRQCGSSQQALHFAAQAIMSGTQDLVIAAGAESMTRVPMGSNYQLHAAAGVGIGPWPKSIQNRYGVAEFSQFHGAQMIANKYGFTREDMDAFALASHAKAAAAIDSGAFKGEIVGVGTPEGLFDTDDGVRRGGTMEAMASVKTLEEGGTITAANASQMTDGASGVLVASEAAIKRFNLKPIARIVNLTVTAGDPVIMLEEPIPATRRAFERSGLSLNDIDLFEVNEAFAAIPMAWLKAIGADPAKLNVHGGAIALGHPLGASGTKLMTTLIHALRAKGKRYGLQTMCEGGGVANVTIVEAL; via the coding sequence ATGGCCGACGCCTATATCGTAGAAGCCGTCCGTACCGCCGGTGGCCGCGCCCGCAAGGGCGGCCTGATCGACGTGCATCCCGCCGATCTGGGCGCGACCATCCTCAATGCGCTGGTCGATCGCACGGGCGTCGATCCCGCTGCGATCGAGGATGTCATCGTCGGCTGCGTCAGTCAGGCAGGCGAACAGGCCTTTGCCTTTGGCCGCAACCTCGTGCTGGCGTCGAAGCTGCCCGACAGCGTGCCCGCCGTCACCATCGACCGGCAATGCGGTTCCTCGCAACAGGCGCTGCATTTCGCGGCGCAGGCGATCATGTCCGGTACGCAGGATCTGGTGATTGCCGCGGGCGCGGAAAGCATGACGCGGGTGCCGATGGGTTCCAACTATCAGCTTCACGCGGCGGCGGGCGTCGGCATCGGGCCATGGCCCAAGAGCATCCAGAACCGCTATGGTGTGGCCGAGTTCAGCCAGTTCCATGGCGCGCAGATGATCGCCAACAAATATGGCTTCACCCGTGAGGATATGGACGCTTTTGCGCTAGCCAGCCATGCCAAGGCGGCCGCCGCGATCGACAGCGGTGCGTTCAAGGGCGAGATCGTCGGCGTGGGGACGCCCGAAGGCCTGTTCGACACCGATGACGGCGTGCGCCGCGGCGGCACGATGGAGGCGATGGCCAGCGTCAAGACGCTGGAGGAAGGCGGCACCATCACCGCAGCCAATGCCAGCCAGATGACCGATGGCGCTTCGGGGGTGCTGGTGGCGAGCGAGGCAGCGATCAAGCGCTTCAACCTCAAGCCCATTGCGCGCATCGTCAACCTGACGGTGACGGCGGGTGACCCGGTGATCATGCTGGAGGAGCCGATTCCGGCGACCCGGCGCGCGTTCGAGCGGTCGGGCCTCAGCCTCAACGACATCGACCTGTTCGAAGTGAACGAAGCCTTTGCCGCGATCCCGATGGCATGGCTCAAGGCGATCGGCGCGGACCCGGCGAAGCTTAACGTCCATGGTGGTGCGATCGCGCTCGGCCATCCGCTGGGCGCCAGCGGCACCAAGCTGATGACCACGCTGATCCATGCCCTGCGCGCCAAGGGCAAGCGCTATGGCTTGCAGACGATGTGCGAAGGCGGGGGCGTTGCCAATGTGACGATCGTGGAAGCGCTGTAA
- a CDS encoding enoyl-CoA hydratase/isomerase family protein: protein MDGIAFSVEDDIGRITLDRPEAGNAITLPLARALLAAAIRCQTDAAIRCIVLTGNGRLFCAGGDVQLLAGAGDKRSEVLSELIATFHAAVARLARAPKPLVTLVNGPAAGAGFSLAMLGDVVIGARSAHFTAAYGAIGLTPDGGLSWLLPRLVGLRKAQDIILTNRRIKAEEAEAIGLVTRIVDDEALVDEGLRVATALADAPMAALAASRALLADSFETGLETQLDRELRSMAAAGAGQESEEGLSALLAKRPANFRGV from the coding sequence ATGGACGGGATCGCCTTTTCGGTCGAGGATGACATCGGGCGGATCACGCTCGACCGGCCGGAGGCGGGCAACGCCATCACCCTGCCGCTGGCGCGCGCGCTGCTGGCGGCGGCGATCCGCTGCCAGACCGACGCGGCGATTCGCTGTATCGTCTTGACCGGCAATGGGCGGTTGTTCTGCGCGGGCGGCGATGTGCAATTGCTGGCGGGCGCTGGCGACAAGCGATCGGAAGTGCTGAGCGAATTGATCGCGACCTTTCATGCCGCCGTCGCGCGGCTGGCGCGCGCACCCAAGCCGCTAGTGACGTTGGTCAATGGCCCGGCTGCGGGCGCGGGGTTCAGCCTGGCGATGCTGGGTGACGTGGTAATCGGCGCGCGGTCGGCGCATTTTACCGCCGCTTATGGCGCGATCGGCCTGACGCCGGACGGGGGCCTTAGCTGGTTGCTGCCGCGTCTGGTGGGGTTGCGCAAGGCGCAGGACATCATCCTGACCAACCGCCGGATCAAGGCGGAGGAGGCCGAGGCGATCGGGCTGGTCACGCGGATCGTCGATGACGAAGCGCTGGTCGACGAAGGCCTGCGCGTCGCCACCGCGCTGGCCGATGCGCCGATGGCGGCGCTGGCCGCCAGCCGCGCGCTGCTGGCCGACAGTTTCGAGACCGGGTTGGAGACGCAGCTGGACCGCGAATTGCGGAGCATGGCGGCGGCAGGCGCGGGACAGGAAAGTGAAGAGGGGCTAAGCGCATTGCTTGCAAAACGCCCCGCCAATTTTAGGGGAGTTTGA
- a CDS encoding 3-hydroxyacyl-CoA dehydrogenase, whose product MDIKGLAAIVTGGASGLGRATATMLAAQGAKVAIFDLNEEAGKAVAAELGGVYVSVNVADDASVAAGLDTAEAAHGVARILVNCAGIAPAVKTVGKENAPHPLDTFAKTVTVNLIGTFNVISKFSARLAAAEEIDGERGVIVNTASVAAYDGQIGQAAYSASKGGVVGMTLPIARDLAQHKIRVMTIAPGIFLTPMLEGFPQHVQDALGAQVPHPSRLGKPAEYAQLVESIVRNPMLNGDVIRLDGAIRMAPR is encoded by the coding sequence ATGGATATCAAAGGTTTGGCCGCCATTGTTACGGGCGGCGCTTCGGGGCTTGGCCGGGCGACCGCGACGATGCTGGCGGCGCAGGGCGCGAAGGTTGCGATCTTCGACTTGAACGAAGAAGCGGGCAAGGCCGTCGCGGCGGAACTGGGCGGGGTCTATGTCTCGGTGAATGTCGCCGATGATGCCAGCGTCGCGGCCGGTTTGGACACGGCGGAGGCCGCGCATGGCGTAGCGCGCATCCTGGTCAACTGCGCGGGGATCGCACCTGCGGTCAAGACGGTAGGCAAGGAGAATGCGCCCCATCCGCTCGACACCTTTGCCAAGACGGTGACGGTCAACCTCATCGGCACATTCAACGTCATTTCCAAATTCTCGGCGCGGCTGGCCGCGGCCGAGGAGATTGACGGCGAGCGGGGCGTCATCGTGAACACGGCATCGGTTGCGGCCTATGACGGGCAGATCGGGCAGGCGGCCTATAGCGCGTCGAAGGGCGGCGTCGTCGGCATGACTTTGCCGATCGCGCGCGACCTGGCGCAACATAAGATCCGCGTCATGACGATCGCGCCGGGTATTTTCCTGACCCCCATGCTGGAGGGATTCCCGCAGCATGTGCAGGATGCGTTGGGCGCGCAGGTGCCGCACCCCAGTCGCCTGGGCAAACCTGCCGAATATGCGCAACTGGTGGAGTCCATCGTCCGCAACCCGATGCTGAACGGCGATGTCATCCGGCTGGACGGCGCGATCCGCATGGCGCCGCGCTGA